In Penicillium psychrofluorescens genome assembly, chromosome: 5, a single window of DNA contains:
- a CDS encoding uncharacterized protein (ID:PFLUO_008299-T1.cds;~source:funannotate) produces MPMTAAIMRTESALQPDPEAKSTRIVGKEIEFTEKDLSSLDHRDVSIDGGSMKPTYDHTHRRLKPRHLQLIGIGGTIGTVLYVQIGSGLRASGPGSLAEMVTYLPISSPFIRFAGRYVDEALGVAAGYNFFIYEATLVPFEIVAVSIILKYWTSAIPVAAMNVIVLVLYSILNAFAVKWYGEAEFWLALGKVLLSTGLIFYTFIVMLGGNPLGDRFGFRYWNEPGAFAEYYTHDNLGKFLGFLSALITASFTIAGPDYISMAAGETVNPRGVLPKAYNGVFYRLTTFFVLGVLCVGILVPYNDQTMAAAFDNGKPGAAASPYVISMDRLGIPVLPHIVNAVILTASFSAGNSYVYCASRSLYGLALERKAPRFLTKCTSSGVPIYCVAAVLLIALLSFLQVSNDAAVVLNWFVNLVTASQLINFSVITFTYIRFKKALDAQGIARDTLPYRSWFQPYIAWIAFCCTTVMAFVGGYTVFLPGNWSIPTFLFSYTMIGVFPVLYFGWKVFHNTNFLKPEDVDLVSGVEAIEEYTKNFVPVPPRNAAHKIFNKLFE; encoded by the exons ATGCCGATGACGGCGGCTATCATGCGCACCGAGTCCGCACTCCAGCCCGATCCCGAGGCCAAGTCGACTAGAATTGTTGGCAAGGAAATTGAATTCACGGAGAAAGATCTATCATCGCTGGATCACCGGGATGTGTCGATCGATGGCGGATCTATGAAGCCTACCTACGACCATACCCACCGCAGGCTTAagcctcgtcatctccaATTGATTGGTATTGGAGGGACGATCGGGACGGTGCTGTATGTTCAGATCGGGTCCGGTCTGCGAGCTAGCGGGCCGGGGA GTCTCGCAGAAATGGTCACCTACCTccccatctcctctccaTTCATCCGCTTCGCAGGCCGCTACGTCGACGAAGCTCTAGGCGTGGCAGCCGGGTACAACTTCTTCATATACGAAGCCACCCTAGTCCCCTTTGAAATCGTCGCCGTCAGCATAATTCTCAAGTACTGGACCAGCGCCATCCCAGTCGCTGCGATGAATGTCATCGTGCTTGTTCTTTACTC CATACTCAACGCGTTCGCCGTAAAATGGTACGGCGAAGCCGAATTCTggctcgccctcggcaaAGTCTTGCTCAGCACGGGGCTGATCTTCTACACGTTCATCGTGATGCTGGGCGGGAATCCGCTCGGCGACCGCTTCGGGTTCCGGTACTGGAACGAGCCCGGTGCGTTTGCGGAGTACTACACGCACGACAATCTGGGCAAGTTCCTCGGCTTTCTGTCCGCGCTTATCACGGCCAGTTTCACTATCGCCGGACCGGACTACATCTCCATGGCGGCGGGCGAAACAGTGAACCCGCGCGGCGTGCTGCCAAAGGCATATAATGGTGTTTTCTATCGACTCACCACATTCTTCGTGCTCGGCGTTCTGTGCGTGGGTATCTTGGTCCCCTACAATGATCAGACgatggctgctgcttttgaCAACGGCAAGCCTGGCGCGGCGGCGTCGCCGTATGTCATTTCCATGGATCGGTTGGGTATTCCCGTCCTGCCGCATATTGTCAACGCGGTGATCCTCACAGCGTCGTTCAGCGCGGGCAATAGTTATGTCTATTGTGCGAGTCGCAGTCTATATGGCCTAGCGCTAGAGCGCAAGGCACCCCGGTTCCTGACCAAGTGCACTAGTAGCGGTGTGCCGATTTACTGCGTTGCCGCTGTGCTACTGATCGCCCTCCTCAGTTTCCTGCAGGTCTCCAATGACGCTGCGGTTGTGCTGAACTGGTTCGTCAATCTG GTAACCGCCTCCCAACTAATCAACTTCTCCGTAATAACATTCACCTACATCCGCTTCAAAAAGGCCCTCGATGCACAGGGCATCGCGCGTGACACTCTCCCCTACCGCAGCTGGTTCCAGCCGTACATTGCATGGATAGCCTTCTGCTGCACGACCGTCATGGCTTTTGTCGGCGGATACACCGTCTTCCTGCCGGGCAACTGGTCGATTCCGACGTTCCTCTTTTCCTATACGATGATCGGTGTTTTCCCCGTTCTGTACTTTGGGTGGAAGGTCTTTCACAACACGAATTTCCTCAAGCCTGAGGACGTGGATCTTGTTTCGGGCGTTGAGGCTATTGAGGAGTATACCAAGAATTTTGTGCCGGTGCCTCCCAG GAATGCGGCTCATAAGATTTTTAATAAACTCTTTGAATAG
- a CDS encoding uncharacterized protein (ID:PFLUO_008303-T1.cds;~source:funannotate) produces MPSSLASIHKRHAYGKDGHTYYPVLIVGAGESGVAMGCRLKEALGTDQFRIFDRQSGIGGTWWINRYPGAACDIPAIFYSFSFCPKKNWTTLHPSGPEIAQYLAEVCEEYQIVDKIQLNTDVKLIRWIEADEEWEVTLSHLVPGTGDLASYERDARAASDGPHSVYVKEEIVRAKVVVSGVGGLVEPKQWPQDIPGLETFEGETMHTARWDESIDLKNKDVIMVGSGCSAAQVVPEIVKDVRSVTQIMRTPPWVQPDLLTPDALTRYEKLMPKLATYIPGLARFVRYQMFWGCEKVFFDIFSEKPKSRQVLRPRREKKFLDHMRHLAPEKYHEILTPNYSMGCKRRIIGGGWYRSLNAPNAELTTQPLTRVHAKSVTIGPGSLYPPNTTTSLADKAREIPADVIILANGFSTNVWLHPLRVIGRGNKDLWDLWDERGGAQAYQGIVMDHAPNFFMLFGPNTGTGHTSVIFATENAVNYSLQFIKPILNGEVSSYEIKEEAEREWTQKLQAQLQKTVFRKGNCSSWYITADGWNSSTYPYSQVHYWWRCTFPYWRDWNAKLTKKGKTLQIIRRVVRAFTLVAMYVGLMWLRRNPQGRNQLVQAMLASKEWALSTVQKFLGAR; encoded by the exons ATGCCCTCCTCTCTTGCATCTATCCACAAGCGTCATGCATACGGCAAAGACGGCCACACCTACTACCCCGTGCTCATCGTTGGCGCGGGCGAGTCCGGGGTCGCCATGGGCTGCCGTTTGAAAGAAGCGCTAGGCACCGATCAGTTTCGCATTTTCGATCGCCAGTCGGGGATTGGGGGTACATGGTGGATTAACCGCTATCCCGGTGCGGCGTGCGATAT CCCGGCGATTTTCTACTCGTTTTCGTTCTGTCCCAAGAAGAATTGGACCACGCTGCACCCGTCCGGCCCGGAAATTGCTCAGTACCTGGCCGAGGTCTGCGAGGAGTACCAAATTGTCGACAAGATCCAGCTCAACACCGACGTCAAGCTGATCAGATGGATTGAAGCTGACGAGGAATGGGAGGTCACTCTGTCACACTTGGTTCCTGGCACCGGTGATTTGGCATCATATGAGCGCGACGCCCGAGCCGCCAGCGATGGCCCGCACAGCGTCTATGTCAAAGAAGAGATCGTGCGAGCGAAGGTCGTGGTCAGCGGTGTTGGCGGCTTGGTCGAGCCCAAGCAATGGCCACAGGATATTCCCGGCTTGGAAACCTTTGAAGGCGAAACCATGCACACGGCTCGATGGGACGAGAGCATCGACCTAAAGAACAAGGATGTGATCATGGTGGGCTCCGGCTGCAGTGCCGCCCAAGTCGTCCCCGAGATCGTGAAAGATGTCCGCTCTGTCACCCAAATCATGCGCACGCCTCCCTGGGTGCAGCCAGACTTGCTCACTCCTGATGCGCTGACGAGATATGAAAAATTGATGCCCAAGCTGGCGACTTACATCCCGGGACTGGCGCGATTTGTGCGGTACCAGATGTTCTGGGGCTGCGAGAAGGTTTTCTTCGATATTTTCAGCGAGAAACCTAAGAGTCGTCAGGTACTGCGGCCGCGGCGTGAAAAGAAGTTCCTGGATCATATGCGCCACCTTGCGCCAGAGAAATACCACGAGATCCTGACGCCCAACTACAGCATGGGCTGTAAACGGCGCATTATCGGCGGGGGATGGTATCGCAGCCTGAATGCACCGAATGCCGAGCTAACGACTCAGCCGCTGACTCGCGTGCACGCGAAAAGCGTCACGATCGGTCCGGGCAGTCTCTACCCACCCAataccaccaccagcttggCAGACAAAGCCCGCGAGATCCCCGCCGACGTGATCATCCTGGCGAATGGCTTCTCAACGAATGTATGGCTGCATCCGCTGCGGGTGATCGGCCGAGGAAACAAAGACCTCTGGGATCTCTGGGACGAGCGTGGAGGTGCCCAGGCATACCAGGGTATTGTCATGGATCACGCTCCGAACTTCTTTATGCTCTTTGGTCCGAACACGGGGACTGGCCATACAAGTGTGATTTTCGCGACGGAGAACGCGGTCAATTACTCGCTGCAATTCATCAAACCTATCCTGAACGGCGAGGTGAGCTCGTATGAGATTaaggaggaggccgagcgcGAGTGGACACAGAAACTGCAGGCTCAGTTGCAAAAGACCGTGTTCCGGAAGGGAAATTGCTCGAGTTGGTACATCACCGCTGACGGCTGGAACTCAAGCACGTATCC ATACTCTCAAGTCCACTACTGGTGGCGCTGCACATTCCCCTACTGGCGCGACTGGAATGCAAAACTCAcaaagaagggaaagaccCTGCAGATAATCCGCCGGGTTGTCCGAGCTTTCACTCTCGTTGCCATGTATGTGGGACTTATGTGGCTTCGACGGAACCCACAGGGACGAAACCAGTTGGTGCAGGCGATGTTGGCGAGCAAGGAGTGGGCATTGTCGACGGTGCAGAAGTTTTTGGGAGCTCGTTGA
- a CDS encoding uncharacterized protein (ID:PFLUO_008298-T1.cds;~source:funannotate) yields MVEHEPEPKNFAPKVPVQLDPPKNDPISQEELAKCDGTDPNRPTYVAIKGVVFDVSRNPAYGTSGQYHVFAGKDPSRALASSSLKPEDCVSEWSDLEEKEKTVLDEWFTFFSKRYNIVGKVAGAKNT; encoded by the exons ATGGTCGAACACGAGCCCGAGCCCAAGAACTTCGCCCCCAAAGTCCCCGTCCAGCTGGACCCGCCGAAGAACGACCCCATCTCGCAAGAGGAGCTGGCCAAATGCGACG GCACGGACCCGAACCGTCCGACATACGTCGCGATCAAGGGGGTTGTCTTTGATGTGAGCCGGAACCCGGCGTATGGCACCTCGGGGCAATATCACG TCTTTGCGGGCAAGGACCCCTCGCGCGCCCTGGCGAGCTCGTCGCTCAAGCCGGAGGACTGCGTGTCCGAGTGGTCTGAtctcgaggagaaggagaagaccgTGCTGGATGAGTGGTTTACATTCTTCAGCAAGCGGTACAATATCGTTGGCAAGGTGGCGGGCGCAAAGAACACTTGA
- a CDS encoding uncharacterized protein (ID:PFLUO_008300-T1.cds;~source:funannotate) — MQVSRTAYRASLLFLNPLLTRASLASCPSTSTPALRHLTPSAQLHTLLFPQCSPSFQQPGFIREAHTMAAPDSDSSTNNPSREAQPEDQTPEQAHADSTGEHLYLPSSPSNANNEKGTGEGQQHRLSLNDDSGSTVTLDYLGPMVVNTDGSLSRISNWEHMTEIEKKNTMRILGKRNKQRLEAVRAAEEGGK, encoded by the coding sequence aTGCAAGTCTCGCGCACTGCATACCGTGCTtcgctcctcttcctcaacccaCTCCTCACGCGGGCCTCGCTCGCCAGCTgtcccagcaccagcacgCCAGCCTTGCGACACCTCACGCCGTCCGCGCAGCTGCACACTCTCCTCTTCCCGCAGTGCAGCCCAAGTTTCCAACAACCCGGATTCATTCGCGAAGCACACACAATGGCCGCTCCAGACTCAGACTCGAGTACGAACAATCCATCAAGAGAGGCACAGCCAGAGGATCAAACACCAGAACAAGCCCACGCGGATAGTACAGGCGAACACCTCTACCTCCCGTCCAGTCCCAGCAACGCGAATAATGAAAAAGGGACAGGCGAAGGACAACAACACCGGCTCAGCCTAAACGACGATTCTGGCTCCACTGTCACACTGGACTACCTCGGTCCGATGGTCGTGAACACGGATGGATCACTCTCGCGCATTAGCAATTGGGAGCACATGACGGAGattgagaagaagaatacgATGCGGATattggggaagaggaataAGCAGCGGCTTGAGGCGGTGAGGGCTGCTGAAGAGGGTGGGAAGTGA
- a CDS encoding uncharacterized protein (ID:PFLUO_008297-T1.cds;~source:funannotate): protein MGESSKKRRLSGDADAEPAMEVDTNDIADPKTQKAKRTLFVRSLPASATTESLVEHFSQSYVIKHAIVVSDRETKQSKGYGFVTFADLEDAQSALEELNGSEFDGKKIRVDYAETRHREIDEKIGKSVPTAAAIKSKQEREEQRGQGPPPKLIVRNLPWSIKEPEDLAVLFRSFGKVKYATLPKKGTKLAGFGFVSLRGKKNAEKALQAVNGKEVDGRALAVDWAVEKEVWEKTKEDDEEEDEEEEKADADVDMEDIETASDDVSGDEDSEEDDDEDLDDLEDLDDEDDEGDAEDDRNASTIFLRNLPFTATDDSLYEHFVQFGPLRYARVVLDYETERPRGTGFVCFWKSEDATACIREAPRNTDTMAANKDKPNQAFKHSVLQNENSDPSGRYTMDGRVLQVARAVSKTEAGKLEEEGVSRRLVRDKDKRRLYLLSEGTIPSDSPLYKKLSPSEVKMREESFKQRQNFIKKNPALHISLTRLAIRNIPRQVTSKDLKQLARQAVVGFATDVKKGVRQSLSKEEQQRSRETMKELETIRKQKKAGIVRQAKVVFETRDGSKVTEKSGGGRSRGYGFIEYYTHRHALMGLRWLNCHMVEPPAQPPAKSAKPGKSGKAAPPAPVEEIKEDKKKRLIVEFAIENAQVVKRRNERELQQKARADGRADFKQKAKDADNNKNQPDNAEGKKRKRNKDEEDQDGHDAEEENKLAKRNRIISKKRMQRKSRKGKA, encoded by the coding sequence ATGGGTGAATCCAGCAAGAAAAGACGTCTTTCAGGCGATGCGGACGCAGAACCCGCAATGGAAGTCGACACAAATGATATCGCCGACCCCAAAACGCAGAAGGCGAAGCGCACGCTCTTCGTTCGATCGCTTCCTGCCTCAGCCACCACGGAGAGTCTAGTCGAGCATTTCTCTCAATCGTACGTGATCAAGCATGCGATCGTCGTCAGTGATCGGGAGACCAAGCAGTCCAAGGGTTATGGTTTCGTCACATTTGCCGACCTCGAGGATGCGCAAAGCGCTCTGGAAGAACTGAACGGATCCGAGTTTGACGGGAAGAAAATTCGAGTTGATTACGCCGAGACCCGCCACCGTGAGATCGATGAGAAGATTGGAAAGAGTGTCCCGACTGCTGCGGCGATCAAGTCCAAgcaggagagggaggagcaGAGAGGGCAGGGTCCGCCGCCCAAGCTGATCGTGCGCAACCTGCCGTGGAGTATCAAGGAGCCCGAAGACCTGGCTGTTCTCTTTCGGAGCTTTGGCAAAGTCAAGTATGCGACGCTTCCTAAGAAGGGAACTAAACTGGCtggctttggcttcgttAGTTTGagaggcaagaagaacgccgaGAAGGCGCTCCAGGCTGTCAATGGGAAAGAGGTGGATGGACGCGCACTGGCGGTTGATTGGGCTGTTGAAAAAGAAGTCTgggagaagacgaaggaggatgatgaggaagaagacgaggaggaagagaaggccGACGCAGACGTGGACATGGAGGATATAGAAACTGCCTCTGATGATGTCTCGGGGGATGAAGATTcggaggaagatgacgacgaagacctagatgatctggaggatttggacgacgaagacgacgagggAGATGCGGAGGATGACCGAAATGCTTCGACCATCTTCCTGCGCAATCTACCCTTCACTGCCACCGATGATTCCCTCTACGAGCATTTCGTTCAATTCGGCCCGCTACGATACGCGCGAGTTGTCCTCGACTACGAAACCGAACGACCCCGAGGCACAGGATTTGTTTGTTTCTGGAAATCCGAGGACGCTACAGCCTGCATTCGCGAAGCTCCGAGGAACACCGACACGATGGCCGCGAATAAGGACAAGCCCAACCAAGCCTTCAAGCATTCCGTTCTCCAAAACGAGAATTCCGACCCCAGCGGACGGTATACAATGGACGGCCGGGTCCTGCAAGTTGCTCGCGCCGTGAGCAAGACCGAAGCCGGGAAGctcgaagaggaaggagtCTCACGCCGCCTCGTGCGAGACAAAGACAAGCGCCGGCTCTACCTCCTGTCGGAAGGAACGATCCCGTCCGACTCGCCGCTCTACAAGAAGCTCTCACCGTCCGAGGTCAAAATGCGCGAAGAGAGCTTCAAGCAGCGTCAAaacttcatcaagaagaacCCAGCCCTCCACATCAGCCTGACCCGTCTTGCCATCCGCAACATCCCGCGCCAGGTTACGTCCAAGGATCTCAAACAGCTTGCCCGACAAGCCGTCGTCGGATTCGCCACAGATGTCAAGAAGGGTGTCCGCCAGTCTCTTTCCAAGGAGGAACAGCAACGTTCGCGGGAGACGATGAAGGAGCTAGAGACTATAcggaaacagaagaaagcCGGTATCGTGCGCCAGGCCAAGGTTGTCTTTGAGACCCGCGATGGGTCCAAGGTGACTGAGAAGAGCGGTGGCGGGCGGAGTCGCGGCTACGGATTCATCGAGTATTACACGCACCGTCACGCACTGATGGGCCTGCGCTGGCTGAACTGCCATATGGTCGAGCCTCCCGCGCAGCCCCCCGCGAAGTCCGCAAAGCCCGGCAAGTCCGGCAAGGCTGCTCCGCCCGCGCCAGTCGAGGAGATTAAGGAGGACAAGAAAAAGCGGCTGATCGTGGAATTTGCCATTGAGAACGCCCAGGTCGTCAAGCGGCGTAACGAACGCGAACTACAGCAAAAGGCTCGTGCCGACGGCAGGGCCGATTTCAAGCAGAAGGCCAAGGATGccgacaacaacaagaacCAACCCGACAatgccgagggcaagaagagaaagaggaacaaggacgaggaggatcaAGACGGGCATgacgcggaggaggagaacAAGCTTGCCAAGCGCAATCGGATCATCTCGAAGAAGCGCATGCAGCGCAAGTCGCGCAAGGGGAAGGCCTGA
- a CDS encoding uncharacterized protein (ID:PFLUO_008296-T1.cds;~source:funannotate) yields the protein MDGDADKEAIASPGSNPSTPNTHPPKVQQPKPQVLANRSGPTSILVSTRQKGNPILSHIKLLPWEYADIPADYVVGATTCALFLSLKYHRLHPEYVYSRVRLLAGKYNLRLLLIMVDIPNHEDSLKELSKTSIINNLTLMLCWSAPEAAHYLELFKSSENAQPTAIRTQQAQSYKESLVEFVTTPRSINKSDAASLISTFGSLQNAVNAQPEQISAVPGWGEKKVQQWCSAVREDFRTEAAKRSTAPKTRVPARPSRLVDESRGGDAYDEDEEMLRAVLEESRKTAAAEAAAKAPGAEKETQQPEEMSEGITAALAKLREGGG from the coding sequence ATGGACGGCGACGCAGACAAGGAGGCCATCGCCTCCCCTGGCTCAAATCCGTCGACTCCAAATACACACCCACCCAAGGTCCAACAACCCAAACCCCAAGTCCTCGCCAATCGATCCGGTCCCACCTCGATTCTCGTCTCCACGCGCCAGAAAGGCAACCCAATCCTGAGCCACATCAAGCTCCTGCCCTGGGAATATGCCGATATCCCTGCCGACTATGTGGTTGGTGCCACGACCTGCGCTCTGTTCCTCTCCCTGAAGTACCACCGTCTGCACCCCGAGTACGTATACTCCCGGGTTCggctgctggctgggaagTACAACCTCCGACTGCTTCTGATTATGGTCGACATCCCCAACCACGAAGATAGCCTCAAGGAATTGTCGAAGACATCAATTATCAACAATCTCACGCTGATGCTTTGCTGGTCAGCCCCGGAAGCCGCGCACTATCTGGAGCTATTCAAGTCTTCGGAAAATGCACAGCCGACAGCTATCCGCACCCAGCAAGCACAGTCGTACAAAGAATCTCTCGTGGAATTTGTCACTACACCGAGAAGTATAAACAAATCCGACGCCGCGAGCTTGATCTCTACCTTTGGCAGTTTGCAGAATGCCGTCAACGCGCAGCCAGAGCAGATCAGTGCTGTGCCGGGGtggggagaaaagaaagtccAGCAATGGTGTAGTGCAGTGAGAGAAGATTTCCGGACAGAGGCGGCGAAGAGATCGACGGCACCAAAGACAAGGGTACCCGCTAGACCCTCTCGGCTTGTGGATGAATCACGGGGAGGGGACGCGtatgatgaggatgaagaaatgCTCCGTGCAGTCTTGGAGGAGAGTCGCAAAACCgctgcagcagaagcagccGCCAAGGCTCCTGGTGCTGAGAAGGAAACACAGCAACCCGAGGAAATGAGCGAAGGCATCACGGCGGCACTGGCAAAACTTCGAGAAGGTGGTGGCTGA
- a CDS encoding uncharacterized protein (ID:PFLUO_008302-T1.cds;~source:funannotate), producing the protein MTFQQWPILRSGRVNPRLSRNSCYRHFATSTPRSYRPLDVLHDGSVNTFRQTSFNPEQPAILPRSHFRSLPATTRWFNPSDPGPPRLNTEYLRTHGGDAVVPLELTEQPTETTDELSFRHFHAPLSLFLDWLHLAEASPQTTRLYLAQCQLLDLPSTLCQDLPTPDIVAQAGKGDVYDTNLWIGYPPTYTPLHRDPNPNLFVQLAGQKVVRLLPPVEGQALFGSVRRELGKSGNREAAAFRGEEMMQGRERVLLDQMVWDTPAEKGYEALLGAGDGLFIPKGWWHSIKGIGEGVTASVSGGD; encoded by the coding sequence ATGACCTTCCAGCAATGGCCCATTCTTCGATCCGGCCGAGTCAACCCTCGACTCTCCCGTAACTCTTGCTATCGTCATTTTgccacctccaccccccGATCCTACCGCCCCCTCGACGTCCTCCACGATGGCAGCGTCAACACCTTCCGCCAGACCAGCTTCAACCCCGAACAACCCGCCATCCTCCCACGCTCGCACTTCCGATCCCTACCCGCAACGACACGCTGGTTCAACCCAAGCGACCCAGGTCCACCTCGTCTAAACACAGAATACCTGCGCACCCATGGCGGCGACGCGGTCGTGCCTCTCGAGCTCACCGAGCAACCCACCGAGACAACCGACGAGCTGAGCTTCCGACACTTCCACGcgcctctctccctcttcctaGACTGGCTCCATCTCGCCGAGGCATCTCCGCAAACCACGCGTCTCTATCTCGCCCAATgccagctcctcgatctcccTTCGACCCTGTGCCAGGATCTGCCCACGCCCGACATCGTGGCGCAGGCTGGCAAGGGCGATGTGTACGATACAAACCTGTGGATTGGATACCCGCCTACATACACACCGCTACACCGTGATCCGAATCCGAATCTCTTTGTCCAGCTGGCGGGACAGAAGGTTGTGCGGCTGCTCCCTCCTGTGGAAGGGCAGGCTCTGTTTGGGAGTGTGAGACGGGAGCTGGGGAAGAGTGGAAATCGGGAAGCAGCGGCGTTTCGGGGAGAGGAGATGATGCAGGGGAGAGAGCGGGTGTTGCTGGATCAAATGGTTTGGGACACGCCTGCAGAGAAGGGGTATGAGGCGCTGCTGGGTGCGGGCGATGGCCTGTTTATTCCCAAGGGGTGGTGGCATAGCATTAAAGGCATTGGGGAGGGTGTTACTGCTTCGGtgagtggtggtgattga
- a CDS encoding uncharacterized protein (ID:PFLUO_008301-T1.cds;~source:funannotate) — MSSFLSLPLEIRVSIIEQVLCGCRTPPTYPSKSDRIDFQDIVYKAWLSRTKIYHEQRSTHCPSNCLPLLLTNRQIHGETQSALSRKNSKLPYVLDISILNDYDLFPTWLSVPHLTNRVHALHVDVRLFGSIIPSKIAKRLLGDGGRLGFHWSFYALLERFLRYGPVDEKKEKRNPGLGESEVSDPDELPLFARRNPTFEDRDMVVEILTLDFQSAEPVLPFPPDNIGYNEWQGQHCAHRLNFDQIDGPCQLEKYRTRPEWPAKYILSEILALLDMSYYTASYGNILYERIGTIRILSPEGATEIDLASRLAALRFTNPQDTFGNVWPAEDRLSQFWKWKQQTLARREQLGLPVVWPQDPELNGLL; from the coding sequence ATGTCTTCGTTTCTAAGTCTCCCCCTGGAAATTCGAGTGTCCATCATCGAACAAGTCTTATGTGGCTGTCGTACGCCGCCGACCTATCCATCGAAGTCAGACAGAATCGACTTCCAAGACATTGTTTACAAGGCATGGCTGAGCAGGACAAAAATCTATCATGAACAACGCAGCACGCACTGCCCATCGAATTGTCTGCCTCTTCTTTTGACCAACCGCCAAATACATGGCGAAACCCAATCGGCGCTCAGTCGCAAAAATTCAAAGCTCCCCTATGTCCTGGACATCTCCATCTTGAACGACTATGATCTCTTTCCGACCTGGTTATCCGTGCCGCATCTAACGAATCGTGTACACGCGCTGCATGTAGACGTGCGCCTATTTGGCAGTATTATCCCGTCTAAGATAGCGAAACGCCTCTTGGGGGACGGAGGCCGCCTTGGATTCCACTGGAGCTTCTATGCCTTGCTCGAACGCTTTCTCCGGTATGGACCCGtggatgaaaagaaagagaagcgCAATCCGGGTCTTGGTGAAAGTGAAGTCAGCGACCCAGATGAGCTCCCTTTGTTTGCAAGACGGAATCCGACTTTTGAGGATCGCGATATGGTTGTCGAGATCCTTACGCTTGACTTCCAGTCAGCGGAGCCTGTGCTTCCGTTTCCACCGGACAATATTGGTTACAATGAGTGGCAAGGTCAGCATTGCGCCCATCGTTTGAATTTCGACCAAATCGATGGCCCGTGTCAGCTCGAGAAGTACCGGACGCGACCGGAGTGGCCTGCGAAATATATTTTGTCGGAGATTCTTGCTCTTCTGGATATGTCCTACTACACCGCGTCGTATGGGAACATCCTCTACGAGCGGATTGGAACCATCCGTATCCTTTCTCCAGAGGGAGCGACTGAAATTGATCTCGCGAGCAGACTAGCTGCGCTCCGCTTCACTAACCCGCAAGACACATTTGGCAATGTGTGGCCGGCGGAAGACCGCCTTTCCCAGTTTTGGAAGTGGAAGCAACAGACGCTGGCCCGTAGGGAGCAGCTGGGTCTCCCGGTTGTGTGGCCACAAGATCCAGAGTTGAATGGTTTGCTGTGA